From the Desulfovibrio sp. JC010 genome, one window contains:
- a CDS encoding cytochrome ubiquinol oxidase subunit I has product MMEYPIWHLTTFGGGFWIALIATLHVFVAQFAVGGGLFLVVTEKLAYRTESNELLDYVKKHSKFFLLLTMVFGGGSGVALWFTMALLSPQGTLVLVREFLFAWATEWVWFVGEVIALLIYYYYWEKMNRRDHLIIGWFYFVFAFLSLLTINGVVSFMLTPGPWQETRNFWDAIFNPTFWPALFFRTALCGMLAGLFGFVTAARIKEQSLRCMMVRFCGIWTLTGLVLTVFSGYWYMSYLPPEQAMLVLHKSHRVAFFLKVFKYSAPLILFGGLFMAVCAPRRVNFSSAMLMLVVALVFYGSFEFMREAGRKPYVVWGEVYSTNITVEQAEELKGKSILQTAKWIPQDLREINAENRLRAGSWLYQMQCGPCHAINGPMNDIVPRTAKYTAAGLDAFISGMGRMNKYMPEFFGTAEERSVLAEYIHSVGPGYGPELAAPEEPALAPAPFEPEQEYVLMAWPLEGLRLIIDKDRTMSVSDKGSIVRAQLIMRGDSPEIVTEDVKIVCKPQSMDKTFELAAEDGYFQSAPIEILPYTMETYQPLPPVEVQALDADGNILAATTIVLPVSTRPGCNNCHGGGWNFPEQGGFSAQTAADIVSVHDRENNTDFRKRLKNSENIDCRACHDGGLQLNLSTALHGFHAVYLADRENDACMMCHPQESLRGVHVDAGMECVNCHGSMENHAIALLKGEEQKPAARQLIKLIAPVDYDLDEINPRQPGEQQPDCLTCHVEFADPESDSAFNEWTEGRESLFRNRKDEMDAIMCAACHNAAHAVFPAGNERDNLRALQFMGEAQPMGAAGTCTVCHEEEMEDAAHHPGMGLEE; this is encoded by the coding sequence ATGATGGAATATCCAATCTGGCATCTGACTACTTTCGGCGGCGGGTTCTGGATCGCGCTTATTGCGACCTTGCATGTGTTCGTGGCCCAGTTTGCCGTGGGCGGCGGTCTGTTTCTCGTCGTTACTGAGAAGTTGGCCTACAGGACTGAATCAAACGAACTGCTTGATTACGTAAAAAAACATTCCAAATTTTTCCTGCTCCTGACCATGGTTTTCGGCGGCGGGTCCGGGGTGGCTCTCTGGTTCACCATGGCCCTGCTCAGTCCGCAGGGCACCCTCGTGCTGGTGCGCGAGTTTCTTTTTGCATGGGCCACGGAATGGGTCTGGTTTGTGGGCGAGGTCATAGCCCTGCTCATCTACTATTATTATTGGGAAAAGATGAATCGCCGCGACCACCTGATTATCGGCTGGTTCTATTTCGTTTTTGCTTTTCTTTCTCTGTTGACCATCAACGGGGTGGTCTCCTTCATGCTCACCCCCGGCCCATGGCAGGAAACGCGTAATTTCTGGGATGCCATTTTCAATCCCACCTTCTGGCCCGCGCTCTTTTTCCGTACCGCCCTTTGCGGCATGCTGGCCGGGCTGTTCGGCTTTGTAACCGCTGCAAGAATCAAGGAACAGAGCCTGCGCTGCATGATGGTCCGGTTCTGCGGAATATGGACTCTGACCGGATTGGTGCTGACCGTATTTTCCGGCTACTGGTACATGAGCTATCTGCCCCCGGAACAGGCTATGCTGGTGCTTCATAAATCCCACCGGGTGGCATTTTTTCTGAAAGTATTCAAATACAGTGCTCCGCTGATTCTTTTCGGCGGTCTGTTTATGGCTGTCTGTGCTCCGCGCAGAGTCAATTTCAGTTCGGCCATGCTTATGCTTGTGGTTGCGCTGGTTTTCTACGGCTCATTTGAATTCATGCGTGAAGCAGGCCGCAAACCCTATGTTGTCTGGGGCGAGGTCTACTCCACCAATATCACTGTGGAGCAGGCCGAAGAGCTTAAAGGAAAATCCATCCTGCAAACTGCCAAATGGATTCCGCAGGATTTGCGTGAAATCAACGCTGAGAACCGCCTCCGGGCAGGGTCATGGCTTTACCAGATGCAGTGCGGTCCCTGTCACGCCATTAACGGTCCCATGAACGACATTGTTCCCCGCACCGCAAAATATACTGCCGCCGGGCTGGATGCGTTCATCTCCGGTATGGGGCGGATGAATAAATATATGCCTGAGTTTTTCGGTACAGCAGAGGAGCGGAGTGTGTTGGCCGAATACATCCATTCCGTCGGTCCGGGCTATGGACCGGAACTGGCCGCGCCGGAAGAACCGGCACTTGCCCCCGCTCCCTTTGAACCGGAGCAGGAATACGTGCTTATGGCCTGGCCGCTGGAAGGGCTGCGTCTGATCATCGACAAAGACCGGACCATGTCCGTTTCCGATAAAGGCAGCATCGTCCGCGCCCAGCTTATCATGCGTGGTGATTCGCCAGAGATCGTTACCGAAGATGTGAAGATCGTCTGTAAACCGCAGTCCATGGATAAAACCTTCGAACTGGCGGCTGAAGACGGTTATTTCCAGTCCGCTCCTATCGAAATCCTGCCCTACACCATGGAAACATACCAGCCCTTGCCTCCGGTGGAAGTGCAGGCCCTTGATGCGGATGGAAATATTCTCGCCGCAACAACTATAGTGCTTCCGGTTTCCACCCGTCCGGGCTGTAACAACTGCCATGGCGGCGGTTGGAATTTCCCGGAACAGGGCGGTTTCTCTGCGCAGACCGCAGCGGATATCGTCAGCGTGCATGACCGGGAGAATAATACCGACTTCAGAAAACGGCTCAAGAACAGCGAGAACATCGATTGTAGGGCTTGTCATGACGGCGGGTTGCAGCTGAACCTGTCCACAGCTCTGCACGGCTTTCACGCCGTATATCTGGCAGATAGGGAGAACGATGCCTGCATGATGTGCCATCCGCAGGAAAGTCTGCGCGGGGTTCATGTTGATGCCGGAATGGAATGCGTGAACTGCCACGGCTCCATGGAGAATCACGCTATTGCCCTGCTTAAAGGGGAAGAGCAGAAGCCCGCAGCCAGACAGCTTATAAAGCTGATCGCTCCGGTTGATTACGATCTGGATGAGATAAACCCGCGTCAGCCGGGCGAGCAGCAGCCCGACTGCCTGACCTGTCATGTTGAATTCGCCGATCCTGAATCGGACTCAGCTTTCAACGAATGGACCGAGGGTCGCGAAAGTCTCTTCCGCAACCGCAAAGATGAAATGGACGCAATAATGTGCGCGGCCTGCCACAACGCAGCGCACGCGGTCTTCCCGGCAGGAAATGAGCGTGATAATCTGCGCGCGCTGCAATTTATGGGTGAAGCACAGCCCATGGGTGCAGCCGGGACCTGCACAGTCTGCCAC
- a CDS encoding transporter substrate-binding domain-containing protein has translation MPGKRAQLAVEKGAVDGEVMRIYTYGGEVPNVVRVEPAYFYLDTTPYVKKGSGIQINAVDDLRNYRIAKVRGVKHTSNITAGMDRVYDLDSAEQVIKFLEYGRADVAIGNSLNLNYLLKEMKNEDVVAAGPPLARLPLYHYLTKKHSRKAAKVGKMISGMQQSGKLERLIQEAEYKIFQAPGEAHYKH, from the coding sequence ATGCCCGGCAAGCGCGCCCAGTTGGCAGTAGAAAAAGGTGCGGTCGATGGTGAGGTCATGCGTATCTATACTTACGGTGGAGAAGTTCCTAATGTTGTGCGGGTGGAGCCTGCTTATTTTTATCTGGATACAACTCCGTATGTGAAAAAGGGCAGCGGGATTCAGATTAATGCAGTCGATGATTTGAGAAATTACCGTATAGCCAAAGTTCGGGGTGTAAAACACACTTCAAACATTACTGCGGGTATGGATCGTGTTTACGATCTGGACAGTGCTGAACAAGTTATCAAATTTCTGGAATATGGTCGGGCGGATGTGGCTATCGGTAATTCTCTGAACTTGAATTATCTGCTTAAAGAAATGAAAAATGAGGATGTTGTTGCTGCCGGGCCGCCTTTGGCAAGGTTGCCGCTTTATCATTATCTTACAAAAAAACATTCGCGTAAGGCAGCAAAAGTAGGGAAGATGATAAGTGGCATGCAGCAAAGCGGGAAGCTGGAAAGGTTGATACAGGAAGCTGAGTATAAAATTTTTCAGGCCCCGGGTGAGGCTCACTACAAGCATTGA
- a CDS encoding methylenetetrahydrofolate reductase, which produces MQVAQNINEAGQFFSFEFFPPKDKSTWPKFMERAERLAALNPLFASVTYGAGGTSHDNSLEICSLLKKDMGIDILAHLTCVGASEESIDGFVSSLVEAGVSDILALGGDGVADANGNGQSRFYHALDLVEYVDGKFSDVGIAVAGYPGGHPESPSLFRDLEFHHAKLSKGADFTMTQLFFDNRVYFDYVDRLAEMGIDRPVIPGVLPIQSLGSLRRIMSLCGAAIPGDLYCGVEKAFEEGGDEAVMEFGFDFARKQIADLLDKGAPGVHIYSLNRAAMCERLITDLKGDGYFNLNDR; this is translated from the coding sequence ATGCAGGTGGCACAGAATATCAATGAAGCAGGACAGTTTTTTTCTTTTGAATTTTTTCCTCCCAAGGACAAATCCACATGGCCCAAGTTCATGGAACGGGCCGAAAGGCTGGCCGCACTCAACCCTCTTTTTGCCTCAGTAACTTACGGTGCGGGCGGCACCAGTCATGACAACTCCCTTGAGATCTGTTCCCTGCTGAAAAAAGATATGGGCATTGATATTCTCGCCCACCTGACCTGCGTTGGGGCCAGTGAAGAGTCTATTGACGGATTTGTGTCCAGTCTGGTGGAAGCCGGGGTTTCCGATATTCTGGCCCTTGGCGGCGACGGAGTAGCCGATGCCAACGGTAACGGGCAGAGTCGTTTTTATCATGCTTTAGATCTGGTGGAATATGTGGATGGTAAGTTCTCGGATGTTGGCATCGCCGTGGCCGGATATCCCGGCGGACATCCTGAATCCCCGTCCTTGTTTCGTGATCTTGAATTTCATCATGCCAAGCTTTCCAAGGGCGCGGATTTTACCATGACCCAGCTCTTTTTTGATAACCGGGTCTATTTTGATTACGTGGACCGTCTGGCCGAAATGGGCATAGACCGTCCGGTGATTCCCGGGGTGTTGCCCATTCAGTCCCTCGGTTCCCTGCGCCGGATCATGTCCCTTTGCGGTGCGGCTATTCCCGGTGATCTCTATTGCGGTGTGGAAAAAGCCTTTGAAGAGGGCGGTGATGAAGCGGTCATGGAATTCGGATTTGATTTCGCCCGCAAACAGATTGCGGACCTGCTCGATAAGGGCGCGCCCGGAGTACACATATACAGCCTGAACCGGGCCGCCATGTGTGAGAGATTGATTACTGATTTGAAGGGTGATGGATATTTCAATTTAAATGATAGATAG